One genomic window of Paraburkholderia phytofirmans PsJN includes the following:
- a CDS encoding porin, with the protein MKDRLRCRSPEALVKRIATICAISGVLATSGSVHAQSSVTLYGLIDAGLMYTNNVSKSGSHGALVQATSGNINGSRFGMRGAEDLGGGLKAIFVLENGFNVQNGKLGQDGRMFGRQAYVGLSATQFGAVTLGRQYDSLVDFVAPLSATAGTFGDTGFAHPFDNDNLNHSVRINNAVKYTSVNYAGLTFGGMYAFSNNTSFAVNRAYSAGVSYAFGPLTAAAGYLQINGSTNTTSSSSGAVDIGESAANGSGGFNLGADVQRTVGAALNYKFGPAAVGFVYTHSQFQGTTSFGQTNVGNSGTMRFDNYELNAKYALTPAINLGIADTYTDGHVGNGSNTAYGSDPKWNQVNLQAVYLLSKRTDVYVEGMYQHVIGHNYVAFINTAGGASGTSNQVVATVGLRTRF; encoded by the coding sequence ATGAAGGACCGATTACGTTGTCGTTCACCGGAGGCGCTCGTGAAAAGAATTGCCACTATCTGTGCTATTTCTGGAGTACTTGCGACATCGGGCAGCGTTCATGCGCAGAGCTCGGTGACGCTTTACGGCCTGATCGACGCAGGTCTGATGTACACCAACAATGTATCGAAGAGCGGCTCGCACGGAGCGCTCGTACAGGCCACGAGCGGCAACATCAACGGGAGCCGCTTCGGCATGCGCGGCGCGGAAGACCTCGGCGGCGGGCTGAAGGCAATTTTCGTGCTGGAGAACGGTTTTAACGTTCAAAACGGCAAATTGGGGCAAGACGGCCGGATGTTCGGACGGCAGGCGTATGTGGGCCTCAGCGCCACGCAATTCGGCGCCGTGACTCTCGGGCGGCAATACGACTCGCTGGTCGATTTCGTTGCGCCTTTGTCCGCCACTGCCGGGACTTTCGGCGACACCGGTTTCGCGCATCCGTTCGACAACGACAACCTGAACCACTCGGTACGGATCAATAACGCGGTCAAATACACGAGCGTCAACTATGCGGGTCTGACATTCGGTGGCATGTATGCCTTTTCGAACAACACCAGCTTTGCTGTGAATCGTGCCTACAGTGCCGGCGTCAGTTATGCCTTCGGGCCTTTGACGGCCGCTGCCGGTTATTTGCAGATCAACGGCTCGACGAACACCACTTCGAGCAGTTCGGGGGCGGTCGATATCGGCGAATCGGCTGCGAATGGCAGTGGCGGATTTAACCTGGGTGCGGACGTTCAGCGTACCGTGGGCGCTGCGCTCAACTACAAATTCGGCCCGGCTGCAGTCGGCTTTGTCTACACTCACAGCCAGTTTCAAGGGACCACGTCGTTCGGCCAGACGAACGTCGGCAACAGCGGCACGATGCGCTTCGATAACTATGAATTGAACGCCAAGTACGCGCTTACGCCTGCTATCAATCTCGGCATTGCCGACACCTATACCGACGGCCACGTGGGCAATGGCAGCAACACCGCATACGGCTCGGATCCGAAATGGAACCAGGTTAACCTGCAAGCCGTATATTTGCTGTCGAAACGCACGGACGTTTATGTCGAAGGCATGTATCAGCACGTGATCGGCCACAACTATGTGGCGTTTATTAACACTGCGGGCGGCGCCTCTGGGACTTCCAATCAGGTTGTCGCCACCGTCGGTTTGCGCACCCGTTTCTAG
- a CDS encoding DUF2252 domain-containing protein, whose amino-acid sequence MLDIVSTIASFNAGRDPERLAMKYKAMRTSPFVFLRGTCHLFYERLPRDKVFDDAPPVWICGDMHLENFGSYKGDNRLIYFDNNDFDEACLAPNLYELVRLLTSVLVGASDLKLSRAQALGLCHTALEKYGAALAHGKARWIEAETATGMVRDLFVALASRTRAAHLDRRTVLKGKTRMLKVDGKKALAVSDAQRAAVTQFMQKFAAGEPNPDFFRILDVARRIAGTGSLGVDRYVILVEGKGSPDGNYLIDLKEALPSSVTPHVSTPQPAWQTEAQRVVEIQRRNQAVSQAFLHAVEFNQRSYVLRSLQPSEDRVALSDWDGKLPRLEAVVSSMAELSAWAHLRSGGRQKSSIADDLIAFGNRQDWQVPLLGIATQCEAQVAADWKTYCDAYDNGAFNLSAKP is encoded by the coding sequence ATGCTCGATATCGTCAGCACGATCGCCAGCTTTAACGCCGGTCGCGATCCCGAACGGCTCGCGATGAAATACAAAGCCATGCGCACGTCGCCGTTCGTGTTTTTGCGCGGCACGTGTCACCTGTTTTACGAGCGCCTGCCGCGCGACAAGGTGTTCGACGACGCGCCGCCGGTGTGGATCTGCGGCGACATGCATCTGGAAAATTTCGGCAGCTACAAGGGCGACAACCGGCTCATCTACTTCGACAACAACGACTTCGACGAAGCCTGCCTCGCGCCGAATCTCTACGAACTGGTGCGTCTGTTGACGAGCGTGCTGGTCGGCGCGAGCGATCTCAAGCTGAGCCGCGCGCAGGCGCTGGGGCTGTGCCACACCGCGCTGGAAAAATATGGCGCGGCGCTGGCGCATGGCAAGGCGCGCTGGATCGAAGCGGAAACTGCAACCGGCATGGTGCGCGATCTGTTCGTCGCGCTTGCAAGCCGCACGCGGGCGGCGCATCTGGACCGGCGCACGGTGCTCAAAGGCAAGACCCGCATGCTGAAAGTGGACGGCAAAAAAGCGCTGGCGGTCAGCGACGCGCAGCGTGCCGCCGTCACGCAGTTCATGCAGAAGTTTGCCGCGGGCGAGCCCAATCCTGATTTCTTCCGCATTCTCGACGTGGCGCGGCGCATTGCCGGCACGGGGAGCCTCGGCGTGGATCGTTACGTGATTCTCGTCGAAGGCAAAGGCTCGCCTGACGGCAACTATCTGATCGATCTGAAAGAGGCGCTGCCTTCTTCCGTGACACCGCACGTGAGCACGCCACAACCGGCGTGGCAGACAGAAGCGCAACGCGTCGTCGAAATTCAGCGGCGCAATCAGGCGGTCTCGCAGGCGTTCCTGCATGCGGTCGAATTCAATCAGCGTTCGTATGTGCTGCGCAGCCTGCAACCTTCGGAAGATCGCGTGGCCTTGAGCGACTGGGACGGCAAGCTGCCGCGTCTCGAAGCGGTGGTCAGCAGCATGGCCGAGTTGAGTGCGTGGGCGCATCTGCGCAGCGGCGGGCGGCAGAAGTCGTCGATCGCCGACGATCTGATCGCGTTCGGCAATCGCCAGGACTGGCAAGTGCCGTTGTTGGGAATCGCGACGCAGTGCGAGGCGCAGGTGGCGGCGGACTGGAAAACCTACTGCGACGCCTACGACAACGGTGCGTTCAACCTGAGCGCGAAGCCGTGA
- a CDS encoding carbohydrate ABC transporter permease, with translation MHALKLPAGGSSKAHRMRLKKPLKKRFPIAAWLALLPMVMTVVFAYLGTMVWTARVSLSNSRTFPSGDFAGFTQYARLFNNDRWLLSLQNIVIYGACFIVACMVIGLLLAIFIDQRVVAEGALRTVFLYPYAMSFVATGLVWQWILNPELGAQAVLHKLGFAHARFDWIVDQDWVIYTIVIATVWQASGLVMALLLAGLRGIDDELWKAARIDGIPRWRVYVSIVVPMLGPSISTAFVLLFVMVVKLYDAVVAMTQGGPGTASEVPAKFIMDYLFGRANIGLASAASIVLLATVLAILAPFFYARSRAALRKEV, from the coding sequence ATGCACGCGCTCAAGTTGCCGGCCGGAGGGTCGTCCAAGGCCCATCGGATGCGGCTGAAAAAGCCGCTCAAAAAGCGCTTTCCGATTGCGGCGTGGCTCGCGCTGCTGCCAATGGTCATGACCGTCGTCTTCGCCTATCTCGGCACGATGGTCTGGACCGCGCGCGTGTCGCTCAGCAATTCGCGCACATTTCCGTCCGGCGACTTCGCGGGTTTCACGCAATACGCGCGGCTCTTCAATAACGACCGCTGGCTGCTGTCGTTGCAGAACATCGTGATCTACGGCGCGTGCTTTATCGTGGCGTGCATGGTGATCGGTTTGCTGCTGGCGATTTTCATCGATCAGCGCGTGGTCGCCGAAGGCGCGTTGCGCACGGTGTTTCTCTATCCGTATGCAATGTCGTTCGTGGCGACGGGGCTCGTGTGGCAGTGGATCCTGAACCCGGAACTGGGCGCGCAGGCCGTGCTGCACAAGCTCGGATTCGCACACGCGCGTTTCGACTGGATCGTCGATCAGGACTGGGTGATTTACACCATCGTGATCGCGACCGTGTGGCAGGCCTCGGGTCTGGTGATGGCGTTGTTGCTGGCGGGCCTGCGCGGCATCGACGACGAGTTGTGGAAAGCCGCGCGCATCGACGGCATTCCGCGTTGGCGGGTCTACGTCAGCATCGTCGTGCCGATGCTGGGGCCATCCATCTCCACTGCTTTCGTGCTGCTGTTCGTGATGGTCGTGAAGCTCTACGACGCGGTGGTCGCGATGACGCAAGGCGGCCCCGGCACGGCGAGCGAAGTGCCGGCGAAGTTCATCATGGACTATCTGTTCGGCCGCGCCAATATCGGGCTCGCTTCGGCGGCGTCGATCGTGTTGCTGGCCACCGTGCTGGCGATTCTCGCGCCGTTCTTCTATGCCCGCAGCCGTGCGGCCCTGCGTAAGGAGGTGTGA
- a CDS encoding rhodanese-like domain-containing protein has translation MSPVSSVPPADSASALAHFSASLSFETDCADVHAALTSDDPRSVDFILLDVRGPQHFSRGHVPGAVNLMHGKIVASKLAAYSPDTLFVTYCAGPHCNGATRAAIRLAQLGRPVKVMIGGITGWLDEGFQLAMVDETLPRRDPLALD, from the coding sequence ATGTCCCCTGTCTCATCCGTACCGCCCGCCGACAGCGCCTCGGCGCTCGCCCACTTCAGCGCGTCGCTGTCGTTCGAAACCGATTGTGCCGACGTCCACGCGGCGCTCACGAGCGACGACCCGCGTTCAGTCGATTTCATCCTGCTCGACGTGCGCGGTCCGCAGCATTTCTCGCGCGGCCATGTGCCAGGCGCAGTGAATCTCATGCACGGCAAGATCGTGGCGTCGAAGCTCGCCGCCTATTCGCCCGATACGCTTTTCGTCACCTATTGCGCGGGCCCTCATTGCAACGGAGCGACACGCGCCGCAATCAGGCTCGCCCAGCTCGGCCGACCCGTCAAGGTAATGATCGGCGGCATTACGGGTTGGCTCGACGAGGGGTTCCAGCTGGCTATGGTCGATGAGACGTTGCCTCGGCGCGATCCGCTCGCTCTCGATTGA
- a CDS encoding GH1 family beta-glucosidase encodes MANDASAVSDALSPRSPSLADPFTPPADSSLWRKSFLLGAATASYQIEGAVNEDGRLPSIWDTFSAKPGKVLAGDTGAVACDHYHRWQADVDLLAGLGLEAYRLSIAWPRVMDAAGAPNRKGLDFYKRLLARLKEKGITTFVTLYHWDLPQHLEDCGGWLNRDTAYRFADYADLMSRELAGSVDAWMTLNEPWCSAYLGYGNGHHAPGLADARYATQAMHHLLLAHGLAVPVLRANDPASQVGIVANIGRGTANSESAADQRAAHLFEVQHNAWILDPLLKGSYPQDLFELWPGTEPLVLDGDMQTIAAPLDFLGINYYFRTNVASDGAHGFRDVPLEGVERTQMGWEVYPDGLRDLLTGFKATYANLPPIYITENGMASDDKVIDGQVEDSQRISFLKRHLSAVDQAIKAGVEIRGYFLWSLMDNFEWAFGYERRFGIVHVDYATQKRTIKRSANLVSKFLKERKARTE; translated from the coding sequence GTGGCAAACGACGCATCCGCTGTATCCGACGCTCTGTCTCCCCGTTCCCCATCACTCGCCGATCCTTTCACGCCGCCCGCAGACTCGTCGCTGTGGCGCAAGAGCTTTCTGCTCGGCGCGGCTACCGCTTCTTATCAGATCGAAGGCGCGGTGAACGAAGACGGCCGCCTGCCGTCCATCTGGGACACGTTCTCGGCGAAGCCCGGCAAGGTGCTGGCCGGCGACACCGGCGCGGTGGCCTGCGATCACTATCATCGCTGGCAAGCCGACGTCGATCTGCTGGCCGGCCTCGGCCTCGAAGCCTACCGGCTCTCGATCGCCTGGCCACGCGTGATGGACGCGGCCGGCGCGCCGAACCGCAAAGGGCTCGACTTCTACAAGCGCCTGCTGGCGCGGCTGAAAGAGAAGGGCATCACGACCTTCGTCACGCTGTATCACTGGGACTTGCCGCAGCATCTTGAAGATTGCGGCGGCTGGCTCAATCGCGATACCGCCTACCGTTTCGCCGATTACGCCGACCTGATGAGCCGCGAACTGGCCGGCAGCGTTGACGCATGGATGACGCTCAACGAGCCGTGGTGTTCGGCGTATCTCGGCTACGGTAACGGCCACCACGCGCCGGGACTCGCCGACGCCCGTTACGCCACGCAGGCCATGCATCATCTGCTGCTGGCGCATGGTCTTGCGGTGCCGGTGTTGCGCGCCAACGATCCGGCGTCGCAAGTCGGCATCGTCGCCAATATCGGACGCGGCACGGCCAACAGCGAGAGCGCCGCCGATCAACGCGCGGCGCATCTGTTCGAGGTGCAGCACAACGCTTGGATTCTCGATCCGCTCCTCAAGGGCAGCTACCCGCAGGATCTGTTTGAGTTGTGGCCGGGCACGGAGCCGCTGGTGCTCGACGGCGACATGCAAACCATTGCCGCGCCGCTGGACTTCCTCGGCATCAACTATTATTTCCGCACGAATGTCGCGAGCGACGGCGCGCATGGTTTCAGGGACGTGCCGCTAGAAGGTGTCGAGCGCACGCAGATGGGTTGGGAGGTGTATCCGGACGGCCTGCGCGATCTGCTGACCGGTTTCAAGGCCACGTATGCGAACCTGCCGCCAATCTACATCACCGAAAACGGCATGGCCTCGGACGACAAGGTGATCGACGGCCAGGTGGAGGACAGCCAGCGCATCTCGTTCCTCAAACGCCATCTCTCCGCGGTCGATCAGGCGATCAAGGCAGGCGTTGAGATTCGCGGCTATTTTCTCTGGTCGCTGATGGACAACTTCGAGTGGGCCTTCGGATACGAACGGCGCTTTGGTATCGTGCATGTCGATTACGCGACCCAGAAACGCACGATCAAGCGCAGCGCGAATCTGGTGTCGAAATTCCTGAAGGAGCGCAAGGCACGCACTGAATAG
- a CDS encoding carbohydrate ABC transporter permease — protein MNTLSPPLKGGTPPSRARPRRRRTAFTPARLGVYAFLLTAALFFLLPLYVMLVTSVKPMNEIRLGNLLAFPTHFTLSAWSAAWQSACTGLDCNGIQVGFWNSVRIVVPSTILSIAIGAVNGYALSFWRPRGAGLLFGVLLMGAFIPVQVMVYPLVRVLASVHLFSSLPGIVVIHTIFGMPVMTLLFRNYYVSIPQELFKAARIDGGGFWRIFVQLMLPMSTPIIVVAVIMQVTGIWNDFILGLVFAGTKNLPMTVQLNNIINTTTGERLYNVNMAATILTSMVPLAVYFVSGRWFVRGIASGAVKG, from the coding sequence ATGAACACGCTCAGCCCGCCGCTCAAAGGCGGCACGCCGCCGAGCCGCGCGCGGCCGCGTCGCCGCCGTACGGCGTTCACTCCGGCGCGCCTCGGCGTCTACGCGTTCCTGCTCACGGCCGCGCTGTTCTTCCTGCTGCCGCTCTACGTGATGCTCGTCACCTCGGTTAAGCCGATGAACGAGATCCGCCTCGGCAATCTGCTGGCATTTCCCACGCATTTCACGCTCAGCGCGTGGAGCGCCGCGTGGCAGTCCGCCTGCACGGGGCTCGATTGCAACGGCATTCAGGTCGGTTTCTGGAACTCGGTGCGTATTGTCGTGCCGAGCACGATTCTGTCGATCGCGATCGGCGCGGTGAACGGCTACGCCTTGTCGTTCTGGCGGCCGCGCGGCGCCGGCCTGCTGTTCGGCGTGCTGCTGATGGGCGCGTTCATTCCCGTGCAGGTGATGGTCTATCCGCTCGTGCGCGTGCTGGCGAGCGTGCATCTGTTCAGCTCGCTGCCGGGCATCGTGGTGATTCACACCATCTTCGGCATGCCGGTGATGACACTGCTGTTCCGCAACTACTACGTGTCGATTCCGCAGGAGCTGTTCAAGGCGGCGCGCATCGACGGCGGCGGCTTCTGGCGCATCTTCGTGCAACTGATGCTGCCCATGTCCACGCCGATCATCGTGGTGGCGGTCATCATGCAGGTCACGGGCATCTGGAACGACTTCATTCTCGGCCTCGTGTTCGCCGGCACCAAAAATCTGCCGATGACGGTGCAGTTGAACAACATCATCAATACGACGACCGGCGAGCGCCTCTATAACGTCAATATGGCGGCGACCATTCTGACCTCCATGGTGCCGCTCGCGGTGTACTTCGTTTCGGGCCGCTGGTTCGTGCGCGGCATTGCATCCGGCGCTGTCAAGGGATAG
- a CDS encoding ABC transporter substrate-binding protein, translating into MNSKKLVLRGVVAALALYGVVAQAEPLKANVIHWWTSGGESAAIRQFADAYNKAGGQWVDNAVAGADQARSTAINRIVGGDPPTAAQFNTSKQFHDLIDQGLLNNVDDVAAKENWNGVFPQSIIDSIKVKGHYYAAPVDIHMPAWFFYSKPVFQKAGIAGEPKSYDEFIADLGKLKTAGVIPLALGGQPWQEKITFDAVLADVGGPDLYMKVYRDRDMNAVKSDAFKKVLASFKRLHDFVDPGSPGRNWNDATALVISGKAGVQIMGDWAKGEFSAANQSAGKDFGCFPGFGPHSPYLVAGDVFVFPKTDNPTTIKAQNLLATVMTSPAAQVAFSAKKGSIPIRPDVDGSSLDICAKEGIAIMKDKSRQLPNPEMLLSPDTQGALIDVVTNFWNKNQSVDDAQKAFASALKS; encoded by the coding sequence ATGAACAGCAAAAAACTGGTCTTGCGAGGCGTGGTTGCGGCGCTGGCGTTGTATGGCGTCGTCGCGCAGGCGGAGCCGTTGAAGGCCAACGTGATTCACTGGTGGACCTCGGGCGGCGAGTCGGCCGCGATTCGCCAGTTTGCCGATGCGTATAACAAGGCCGGCGGGCAGTGGGTCGACAACGCGGTGGCGGGAGCCGATCAGGCGCGCTCCACGGCGATCAACCGGATCGTGGGCGGAGATCCACCCACGGCTGCGCAGTTCAATACGTCCAAGCAGTTTCACGACCTGATCGATCAGGGCCTGCTCAACAATGTCGACGACGTCGCCGCGAAAGAGAACTGGAACGGCGTGTTCCCGCAGTCGATTATCGACAGCATCAAGGTGAAGGGACATTACTACGCCGCGCCTGTCGATATCCATATGCCGGCGTGGTTCTTCTACTCGAAGCCGGTGTTCCAGAAAGCGGGCATCGCTGGCGAGCCGAAGAGCTATGACGAGTTCATCGCCGATCTCGGCAAGCTGAAAACCGCGGGCGTGATTCCGCTCGCGCTCGGCGGCCAGCCCTGGCAGGAGAAAATCACCTTCGACGCGGTGCTGGCGGACGTGGGAGGCCCCGATCTCTACATGAAGGTGTATCGCGATCGCGACATGAACGCCGTGAAGTCGGACGCGTTCAAGAAAGTGCTGGCCTCGTTCAAACGCCTGCACGATTTCGTCGACCCCGGTTCGCCCGGCCGCAACTGGAACGACGCCACGGCGCTCGTGATTTCCGGCAAGGCGGGCGTGCAGATCATGGGCGACTGGGCCAAGGGTGAATTCTCGGCGGCCAATCAGAGCGCGGGCAAGGACTTCGGCTGCTTCCCGGGTTTCGGTCCGCATTCGCCGTATCTGGTCGCGGGCGACGTATTCGTGTTCCCGAAAACGGACAATCCCACCACGATCAAGGCGCAGAATCTGCTTGCCACGGTGATGACCTCGCCGGCCGCGCAAGTGGCATTCAGCGCGAAGAAAGGCTCGATTCCGATTCGTCCCGACGTGGACGGCAGCAGTCTCGACATCTGCGCGAAGGAGGGCATTGCGATCATGAAGGACAAGTCGCGTCAGCTGCCGAATCCGGAAATGCTGCTCTCGCCTGACACGCAGGGCGCCTTGATCGACGTCGTCACTAACTTCTGGAACAAGAACCAGTCGGTCGACGACGCGCAGAAAGCGTTCGCCAGTGCGTTGAAGAGCTAG
- the ftrA gene encoding transcriptional regulator FtrA, giving the protein MHNHLVVALAYDRLCTFEFGCVTELFALERPELGVDWYRFAVCASEPGPIRAAGGITLAAPYTLKLLERADTIVIPGWRDADEMPPEPLLKKIRAAYARGARLCSICSGVFVLAAAGVLDGKAVTTHWRYADKLQQRYPQLHVQPDALYVDEGQIITSAGSAAGLDMLLHLVRRDHGSAVANRVAQRLVVPPHREGGHAQFVQRPMPQDDSGRLSSLMDWVRSHPALPHTLRSLAERAAMSPRTLQRQFHDATGMAPYEWLVRERVAIARDLLEAPAPLPMARVAELAGFGSEESLRRHFRRIALTSPGAYRKRFGARESA; this is encoded by the coding sequence ATGCACAATCATCTCGTCGTCGCGCTGGCTTACGACCGGCTCTGCACCTTCGAATTCGGCTGCGTGACCGAACTGTTCGCGCTCGAGCGCCCTGAACTTGGCGTGGACTGGTATCGCTTTGCGGTCTGCGCAAGCGAGCCGGGGCCGATCCGGGCGGCGGGCGGCATCACGCTTGCCGCGCCTTATACGCTCAAGCTGCTGGAGCGCGCCGACACGATCGTCATTCCCGGCTGGCGCGATGCCGACGAAATGCCGCCCGAACCGCTCCTGAAGAAAATCCGCGCCGCCTACGCGCGCGGCGCGCGTCTCTGTTCGATCTGCTCCGGCGTGTTCGTGCTCGCGGCGGCGGGCGTGCTCGACGGCAAGGCCGTGACGACCCACTGGCGCTATGCCGACAAATTGCAGCAGCGCTACCCGCAATTGCACGTGCAACCGGACGCGCTGTATGTCGACGAAGGGCAGATCATCACCTCGGCGGGTTCGGCGGCGGGGCTCGACATGCTGCTGCATCTGGTGCGGCGCGACCACGGCAGCGCGGTGGCGAACCGGGTCGCGCAGCGGCTCGTGGTGCCGCCGCATCGCGAGGGCGGCCACGCGCAGTTTGTGCAGCGTCCCATGCCGCAGGACGACAGCGGGCGTCTGTCCAGCCTGATGGACTGGGTGCGCAGCCATCCCGCTTTGCCGCATACGTTGCGCTCGCTCGCCGAGCGGGCGGCGATGAGCCCGCGCACCCTGCAGCGGCAGTTTCACGATGCCACCGGCATGGCGCCTTATGAATGGCTCGTACGCGAACGCGTGGCCATTGCGCGCGATCTGCTCGAAGCGCCCGCGCCGCTGCCGATGGCGCGCGTCGCGGAACTGGCGGGCTTCGGTTCCGAGGAATCGTTGCGGCGGCACTTCCGGCGCATTGCGTTGACGAGTCCGGGTGCGTACCGCAAGAGGTTCGGCGCGCGCGAATCGGCCTAG